A window of the Gemmatimonadota bacterium genome harbors these coding sequences:
- a CDS encoding glycosyltransferase — MPSCPRAFAPQQCGPCFATAHMKSAPGASVVAPANGQQSTSSSTVTVAFAGTVTARAAGAVHSAGRPSSSTSAVPTSALKENVAFAAVVVLAADSTSRTTTFGRSPRNGERTAPAMIPRGIGAGVGAGSVHPENQGMRAGTSASGTAPTNAAPVKNPSVGGDAAGANASADAFLFSSTTETLGLVILEAMASGTPVIATPAGGVADNLRDEVNGLAFPARAHAEARSWEVELDRLDAAYREVLSSRPSR, encoded by the coding sequence ATGCCCAGTTGCCCGCGCGCGTTCGCGCCCCAGCAGTGCGGCCCATGCTTCGCGACCGCACACATGAAGTCGGCACCGGGCGCGAGCGTCGTCGCGCCGGCGAACGGCCAGCAGTCGACGAGCAGCTCCACCGTCACCGTCGCGTTCGCCGGCACCGTGACCGCGCGTGCGGCCGGCGCGGTGCACTCGGCGGGGAGGCCGTCGAGCTCGACGAGCGCGGTCCCGACGTCGGCGCTCAAGGAGAACGTCGCGTTCGCCGCCGTCGTCGTGCTCGCGGCGGACTCCACCTCGCGCACCACGACGTTCGGCAGGAGCCCGCGGAACGGCGAGCGCACGGCGCCCGCGATGATCCCGCGCGGGATCGGCGCCGGAGTCGGGGCGGGATCCGTCCACCCGGAGAACCAGGGGATGCGGGCCGGCACATCGGCCTCGGGCACGGCCCCGACGAACGCGGCACCGGTGAAGAACCCGTCGGTCGGCGGCGACGCTGCCGGCGCCAACGCCAGCGCCGACGCCTTCCTCTTCTCCTCCACCACCGAGACGTTGGGGCTCGTGATCCTCGAGGCGATGGCCTCTGGAACGCCGGTGATCGCCACGCCGGCCGGCGGCGTCGCCGACAATCTCCGCGATGAGGTGAACGGTCTCGCGTTCCCCGCGCGCGCGCACGCCGAGGCGCGTTCCTGGGAGGTCGAGCTCGACCGGCTCGACGCCGCCTATCGCGAAGTGCTCAGTTCGCGACCTTCACGGTGA
- a CDS encoding PAS domain S-box protein: MLTTTSKLRLTVGAGVLALLLVGVVALEATQRAAVAVGDTSELRVVQGLLAVLLLVGLVLAWFAYASLQDDLVQRAEAEQALRSSEAKFAGILEIAADAIISIDELQRILHFNRGAELAFGYSANEVLGQPLSTLMPDRFRHGHDTHVRSFGQAQETSRQMGERREIYGLRRDGTEFAAEASISKLTRVGGNRIFTVLLRDVSERKKREEGQRQLATAVAKLGETLEVEVTERSIAQLALPWLGCGAILDVLTGTHQLRRVVPVTGDAALDAALAAVAEHPIDFDSPSRVVDVLRRARTDVAEATDEWIEAHSGDLAEFDRMRALGMGPVILLPLIAREHVLGVLKVFRRQGRPSFTEAEVHIAEELAVRAAFALDNARLYATARQATHERDHALGVVSHDLRNPISAIGMSARALLAALPPDDAAKRELVGNIMASQDLTQRMIRDLLDVASIQMGRLSVERRTEAPLPILERAMALFQREAEDKSIAFTLEADASLPTVSGDPERLLQVLANLVANALRFTERGGRITVRARRAGDEVEMSVTDTGAGIPAANMPRIFERYWTVRGNAPKGGTGLGLAIARSIVEAHGGRIWAESVLGEGSTFRFTVKVAN; the protein is encoded by the coding sequence ATGCTGACCACCACCTCGAAACTCCGGCTCACGGTCGGTGCCGGTGTCCTCGCGCTCCTGCTCGTCGGCGTCGTGGCGCTCGAGGCGACGCAGCGGGCGGCGGTGGCGGTCGGTGACACGAGCGAGTTGCGGGTGGTGCAAGGGCTGCTCGCCGTGCTCCTCCTCGTCGGGCTGGTGCTCGCCTGGTTCGCGTACGCGTCGCTGCAGGACGATCTCGTGCAGCGCGCGGAGGCGGAGCAGGCGCTGCGGTCGTCCGAGGCCAAGTTCGCGGGGATCCTCGAGATCGCGGCCGACGCGATCATCTCGATCGACGAACTGCAGCGCATCCTGCACTTCAACCGCGGGGCGGAGCTCGCGTTCGGGTACTCGGCGAACGAGGTGCTCGGGCAGCCGCTCTCCACGCTCATGCCCGACCGGTTCCGGCACGGGCACGACACGCATGTCCGCTCGTTCGGGCAGGCGCAGGAGACGTCGCGGCAGATGGGGGAGCGGCGCGAGATCTACGGGCTGCGGCGCGACGGGACCGAGTTCGCGGCCGAGGCGTCGATCTCGAAGCTGACGCGCGTGGGCGGGAACCGGATCTTCACGGTCCTCCTGCGCGACGTCTCGGAACGGAAGAAGCGGGAGGAGGGGCAGCGGCAACTCGCGACGGCAGTGGCGAAGCTCGGCGAGACGCTCGAGGTGGAGGTCACCGAGCGCTCGATCGCGCAGCTCGCGCTCCCCTGGCTCGGCTGCGGCGCGATCCTCGACGTGCTCACCGGGACGCACCAGCTGCGTCGCGTGGTGCCGGTGACCGGGGACGCCGCGCTCGACGCGGCGCTGGCGGCGGTGGCCGAGCATCCGATCGATTTCGATTCACCGTCCCGGGTGGTGGACGTGCTGCGGCGCGCGCGCACCGACGTCGCCGAGGCGACGGACGAGTGGATCGAGGCGCACAGTGGCGACCTCGCGGAGTTCGACCGGATGCGCGCGCTGGGGATGGGGCCGGTGATCCTGCTTCCCCTGATCGCGCGTGAACACGTGCTCGGCGTGCTCAAGGTGTTCCGGCGTCAGGGGCGGCCGTCGTTCACCGAAGCGGAGGTCCACATCGCCGAGGAGCTGGCGGTGCGGGCGGCGTTCGCGCTCGACAACGCGCGGCTCTACGCGACGGCGCGGCAGGCGACGCACGAGCGCGACCATGCGCTCGGGGTCGTCTCGCACGACCTGCGCAATCCCATCTCGGCGATCGGGATGAGCGCGCGCGCACTGCTCGCGGCGCTCCCGCCGGACGACGCGGCGAAGCGCGAGCTGGTCGGCAACATCATGGCGAGCCAGGACCTCACGCAGCGGATGATCCGCGACCTGCTCGACGTGGCGAGCATCCAGATGGGCCGGCTCTCGGTGGAGCGGCGGACCGAGGCGCCGCTGCCGATCCTGGAGCGTGCGATGGCGCTCTTCCAGCGAGAGGCGGAGGACAAGTCGATCGCGTTCACGCTCGAGGCGGACGCGAGTCTCCCCACGGTGAGCGGCGACCCGGAGCGGCTGCTGCAGGTGCTGGCGAACCTCGTCGCCAATGCGCTGCGGTTCACCGAGCGGGGCGGGCGGATCACGGTGCGCGCGCGTCGCGCCGGCGACGAGGTGGAGATGAGCGTGACCGACACCGGCGCGGGGATCCCGGCGGCGAACATGCCGAGGATCTTCGAGCGCTACTGGACGGTGCGGGGGAACGCGCCGAAGGGCGGGACGGGACTCGGGCTCGCGATCGCGCGGAGCATCGTCGAGGCGCACGGCGGGCGCATCTGGGCCGAGTCGGTGCTCGGCGAGGGGAGCACGTTCCGGTTCACCGTGAAGGTCGCGAACTGA
- a CDS encoding transglycosylase SLT domain-containing protein, which yields MPPPPPSAPPSAAPQDNKIAIVDEPVPELQQVDQQGSAESAPPLPMPIPDMAPPPPAWDIEVAPYETHERVEYFVSRFSGAMKPTFEVALARQSRYAPMIKEKLRGAGLPEDMIFLPLIESWYDPHAYSRAAAVGMWQFMTATAKGVGMRVDWWVDERRDPVRATDGAVAYLGELRETFGSVYLAAAAYNGGSGRISRGLAQHASALEGSEGDDLFFALSSQRNALRTETSDYVPKLIAAALVGKDPARYDLHVATVEPFRWDSVTVPPATPLVAVARALEVPLDTVLDYNPHILRGMTPPTGGAVWLRVPHGTTEGFLARFTAIPEAERAGVKRVVTKDGDFITRIARANGLTAKQLNWYNPQATRLRNGNLHPGQRILVPRLDVVRAARDVPDPKIERYGTSASGTYVVKRGDSLGLIARRNGTTVAALKRMNMLRSDNIRIGQKLRVR from the coding sequence ATGCCGCCGCCGCCACCGAGCGCGCCGCCGTCGGCGGCCCCGCAGGACAACAAGATCGCCATCGTCGACGAACCGGTGCCGGAGTTGCAGCAGGTGGACCAGCAGGGAAGCGCCGAGAGCGCGCCGCCGCTCCCGATGCCGATCCCCGACATGGCCCCGCCGCCGCCGGCCTGGGACATCGAGGTCGCCCCGTACGAGACCCACGAACGGGTGGAGTACTTCGTGAGTCGCTTCAGCGGCGCCATGAAGCCCACCTTCGAGGTCGCGCTCGCGCGCCAGTCGCGCTACGCGCCGATGATCAAGGAGAAGCTCCGCGGGGCGGGACTGCCCGAGGACATGATCTTCCTGCCGCTCATCGAGAGCTGGTACGACCCGCACGCCTACTCGCGGGCCGCCGCGGTGGGGATGTGGCAGTTCATGACCGCGACCGCGAAGGGCGTCGGGATGCGGGTGGACTGGTGGGTGGACGAGCGGCGCGATCCGGTGCGCGCGACCGACGGCGCGGTGGCGTACCTCGGTGAACTGCGCGAGACCTTCGGCTCGGTCTATCTCGCGGCCGCGGCGTACAACGGCGGGTCGGGGCGCATCTCGCGCGGGCTCGCGCAGCACGCGTCCGCGCTGGAGGGCAGCGAAGGGGATGACCTCTTCTTCGCGCTCTCGTCGCAGCGGAACGCGTTGCGCACCGAGACGAGCGACTACGTACCGAAGCTCATCGCGGCCGCGCTCGTCGGCAAGGATCCGGCGCGCTACGACCTCCATGTCGCGACGGTCGAGCCCTTCCGCTGGGATTCGGTGACCGTGCCGCCGGCGACGCCGCTCGTCGCGGTCGCGCGGGCGCTCGAGGTCCCGCTCGACACCGTGCTCGACTACAACCCGCATATCCTCCGCGGGATGACCCCGCCGACCGGTGGCGCGGTCTGGCTTCGGGTCCCGCACGGCACGACCGAGGGCTTCCTCGCGCGCTTCACGGCGATCCCCGAGGCCGAGCGCGCCGGCGTGAAGCGCGTCGTCACCAAGGACGGCGACTTCATCACGCGGATCGCGCGCGCGAACGGGCTCACGGCGAAGCAGCTCAACTGGTACAACCCGCAGGCGACGCGGCTCCGCAACGGGAACCTGCATCCGGGGCAGCGGATCCTCGTCCCGCGGCTCGACGTGGTGCGCGCGGCGCGCGACGTCCCCGACCCGAAGATCGAGCGCTACGGCACCTCGGCCTCCGGGACCTACGTGGTGAAGCGCGGCGATTCGCTCGGGCTCATCGCGCGGCGGAACGGCACCACGGTGGCGGCGCTCAAGCGGATGAACATGCTGCGGTCGGACAACATCCGCATCGGGCAGAAGCTGCGCGTCAGGTAG
- a CDS encoding P1 family peptidase produces the protein MPSLAPAQGRARARDLGVAPGIFTPGRHNAITDVAGVRVGQVTLHEGDRVRTGITAILPHGGNAYLSRVPAALHVGNGFGKFAGGTQLAELGEIETPILLTCTLCTWKAADAMAEWMLERPGMQNIRSINPIVGETNDGGLNDIRARPITAAAVRAALEGATDGPVAEGSVGAGTGTVAFGWKGGIGTASRTLPASLGGHTVGVLVQSNFGGILTVMGAPVGRELGQYAFQRDVTAAPPGAGRGAADDTGDGSVIIIIATDAPLSDRNLGRVAARAMMGLGRTGSSASNGSGDYALAFSTAESVRRAWDARRHTTTELANEEMSAVFQATVEAVEEAIYDSLFMATTTTGNGRTVEAIDLARVREVLRKYGIAPR, from the coding sequence ATGCCGTCACTCGCGCCGGCGCAGGGGCGCGCCCGCGCGCGCGACCTCGGCGTCGCGCCCGGCATCTTCACGCCGGGACGCCACAATGCCATCACCGACGTCGCCGGGGTGCGCGTGGGGCAGGTGACGCTGCACGAGGGCGATCGCGTGCGGACCGGTATCACCGCCATCCTGCCGCATGGCGGCAACGCCTACCTCTCCCGCGTCCCGGCCGCGCTGCACGTCGGCAACGGCTTCGGGAAGTTCGCGGGCGGCACGCAGCTCGCCGAGCTCGGGGAGATCGAGACGCCGATCCTCCTCACCTGCACGCTCTGCACCTGGAAGGCCGCCGACGCGATGGCCGAATGGATGCTCGAGCGGCCGGGGATGCAGAACATCCGCTCGATCAATCCGATCGTCGGCGAGACGAACGACGGCGGGCTGAACGACATCCGCGCGCGGCCGATCACCGCGGCCGCGGTGCGCGCCGCGCTCGAGGGCGCGACCGACGGCCCCGTCGCCGAAGGGAGCGTCGGTGCGGGGACGGGCACGGTCGCCTTCGGGTGGAAGGGCGGGATCGGCACGGCGTCGCGCACGCTCCCCGCCTCGCTCGGCGGCCACACCGTCGGCGTGCTCGTGCAGTCGAACTTCGGGGGCATCCTCACCGTGATGGGCGCCCCGGTGGGACGCGAGCTCGGGCAGTACGCGTTCCAGCGCGACGTCACGGCCGCGCCTCCCGGGGCCGGCCGCGGGGCCGCCGACGACACCGGCGACGGGTCGGTGATCATCATCATCGCCACCGATGCCCCGCTCTCGGACCGCAACCTCGGCCGTGTGGCCGCGCGCGCGATGATGGGACTCGGCCGCACCGGCAGCTCGGCCTCCAACGGGAGCGGCGACTACGCGCTCGCGTTCTCCACGGCGGAGAGCGTGCGGCGGGCGTGGGACGCGCGTCGCCACACGACGACCGAACTCGCCAACGAGGAGATGAGCGCCGTCTTCCAGGCGACCGTCGAGGCCGTGGAGGAGGCGATCTACGACTCGCTCTTCATGGCGACGACCACGACCGGGAACGGGCGCACCGTCGAGGCGATCGACCTCGCGCGGGTGCGCGAGGTGCTGCGGAAGTACGGGATCGCGCCGCGCTAG
- a CDS encoding pyridoxamine 5'-phosphate oxidase family protein gives MPTPTPRFRDLDHAECLAILQRHFVGRMAFARKDGVDIEPIHYVLEDGWLYGRTQPGTKLEALTHNRWVAFEVDEVEALFDWRSIVVKGGFYLLRAEGSAQEQETYRQSVEILRRLVPETLTDADPLPERAIVFRIHIDEMSGRAASTA, from the coding sequence ATGCCCACCCCGACGCCCCGCTTCCGCGACCTCGACCACGCCGAGTGCCTCGCGATCCTGCAGCGACACTTCGTCGGACGGATGGCCTTCGCGCGCAAGGATGGCGTGGACATCGAGCCCATCCACTACGTGCTCGAGGACGGGTGGCTCTACGGGCGCACGCAGCCCGGCACCAAGCTCGAGGCGCTCACGCACAATCGCTGGGTGGCCTTCGAGGTGGACGAGGTCGAGGCGCTCTTCGACTGGCGCTCGATCGTGGTGAAGGGCGGCTTCTACCTGCTGCGCGCCGAAGGGAGCGCCCAGGAGCAGGAGACCTACCGCCAGAGCGTCGAGATCCTGCGGCGCCTCGTCCCCGAGACGCTCACCGACGCCGACCCGCTGCCCGAGCGCGCGATCGTCTTCCGCATCCACATCGACGAGATGAGCGGACGGGCGGCGAGCACCGCCTGA
- the moaC gene encoding cyclic pyranopterin monophosphate synthase MoaC, translating to MTAKKRSKARLSHVDRRGEASMVDVSAKATTVRRALAEGRITMRAAAFAAVRDAQLVKGDVLGTARIAGILAAKRTAELIPLCHPLALSDVQVRFHFEPRARAIRCEAEVRTAGPTGVEMEALTAVSVALLTIYDMAKSADKGMRIGDVRLLEKDGGKSGAWRATT from the coding sequence ATGACGGCGAAGAAGCGTTCGAAGGCACGGCTGTCGCACGTGGACCGTCGCGGCGAGGCGTCTATGGTGGACGTGAGCGCCAAGGCGACCACCGTGCGACGGGCCCTCGCCGAGGGCCGCATCACCATGCGCGCCGCGGCCTTCGCCGCCGTGCGCGATGCCCAGCTGGTGAAGGGCGATGTCCTCGGCACGGCGCGGATCGCCGGCATCCTCGCCGCCAAGCGCACCGCGGAGCTCATCCCGCTCTGTCATCCGCTCGCGTTGAGCGACGTGCAGGTGCGCTTCCACTTCGAGCCGCGCGCGCGCGCCATCCGCTGCGAGGCCGAGGTGCGCACCGCGGGGCCGACCGGCGTGGAGATGGAGGCGCTGACCGCGGTGTCGGTCGCGCTCCTCACCATCTATGACATGGCGAAGAGCGCCGACAAGGGGATGCGGATCGGCGACGTGCGCCTGCTCGAGAAGGACGGCGGCAAGTCCGGGGCGTGGCGCGCGACTACCTGA
- the purK gene encoding 5-(carboxyamino)imidazole ribonucleotide synthase — protein MTRTPVPPGATIGFLGGGQLGRMTAMAARTLGYDVRVLDPEHDCPARHVANHTITAKWADADAARELATGCAAVTLEIEQIPRPSLEAAAAQAPLCPPIDAVYIVQERARQKEWLAANGFPLGAFRTVRHSTTTADAVAALGPSIVKSAMGGYDGRGQVRVRTPDEGRAAFESLGAPVCVVEAFLDIQTELSVLVARRADGQAVAYPTSRNVHTDGVLTWAVTPSGADEELEQRAQALALGIADKLDVVGLLATEMFVLTDGTLLVNELAPRPHNTFHHSERAHPTSQFEQLVRAICHLPLGSVEVVRPAAIHNLLGDIWTHGAPDFTRALAIPGVRVHLYGKKEARPGRKMGHLSADGDTPEQALDRVLAAYRAITP, from the coding sequence ATGACCCGCACGCCCGTCCCACCGGGCGCGACGATCGGCTTCCTCGGCGGTGGCCAGCTCGGACGCATGACCGCCATGGCCGCCCGCACGCTCGGCTACGACGTGCGCGTGCTCGACCCCGAGCACGACTGCCCCGCGCGTCACGTCGCCAACCACACCATCACCGCCAAGTGGGCCGACGCCGACGCGGCGCGCGAGCTCGCGACCGGCTGCGCCGCGGTGACGCTCGAGATCGAGCAGATCCCGCGCCCGTCGCTCGAGGCCGCCGCCGCGCAGGCGCCGCTCTGCCCGCCCATCGACGCGGTGTACATCGTCCAGGAGCGCGCGCGCCAGAAGGAGTGGCTCGCCGCGAACGGATTCCCGCTCGGCGCGTTCCGCACGGTGCGCCATTCGACCACCACCGCCGACGCCGTCGCCGCGCTCGGCCCGAGCATCGTGAAGAGCGCGATGGGTGGCTACGACGGACGCGGCCAGGTGCGCGTGCGCACCCCCGACGAAGGTCGCGCCGCCTTCGAGTCGCTCGGCGCGCCCGTCTGCGTCGTCGAGGCCTTCCTCGACATCCAGACCGAACTCAGCGTGCTCGTCGCCCGCCGCGCCGACGGCCAGGCCGTCGCGTATCCCACCTCGCGCAACGTGCACACCGACGGTGTGCTCACCTGGGCCGTCACGCCGAGCGGCGCCGACGAGGAGCTCGAGCAGCGCGCACAGGCGCTCGCGCTCGGCATCGCCGACAAGCTCGATGTGGTGGGGCTCCTCGCGACGGAGATGTTCGTGCTCACCGACGGCACGCTGCTCGTGAACGAGCTCGCGCCGCGGCCGCACAACACCTTCCATCACAGCGAGCGCGCGCATCCCACGAGCCAGTTCGAGCAGCTCGTGCGCGCCATCTGCCATCTCCCGCTCGGATCGGTGGAGGTCGTGCGGCCGGCGGCGATCCACAACCTGCTCGGCGACATCTGGACGCACGGCGCGCCCGACTTCACGCGCGCCCTCGCGATCCCCGGCGTTCGCGTGCACCTGTACGGCAAGAAGGAGGCACGCCCCGGTCGCAAGATGGGGCACCTCTCGGCGGACGGCGACACGCCCGAGCAGGCGCTCGACCGCGTGCTCGCCGCATATCGGGCCATCACCCCATAG
- a CDS encoding serine hydrolase, which translates to MLLSAAVLCTASLSTRLPAQGFLQGATALRERLVQRIAATRGAEVGLFIEDLATGATLGVGDTVSFHAASTMKVPVMFELFRRADEGTLDLDARIPLANAFRSIVDGSPYALSASDDSDDALYDRVGAPISYRELNERMIVRSSNLATNVLIDRLDATRVTAFTDRLGGAGVLVRRGVEDGPAFRAGLNNVTTARGLGKLLAALERGQVASVWATQAMRETLMRQEFNDEIPAGLPAGTRVAHKTGWITATTHDAAIVYPAGGRPFVLVILTRAIPERADATRLMVDLTRIVWEEYAARSGATGR; encoded by the coding sequence ATCCTACTCTCCGCGGCCGTCCTCTGCACGGCCTCCCTTTCGACCCGGCTCCCGGCTCAAGGGTTCCTCCAGGGCGCCACGGCCCTCCGCGAACGCCTCGTGCAGCGCATCGCCGCCACCCGCGGCGCCGAGGTCGGCCTCTTCATTGAAGACCTCGCCACCGGCGCCACCCTCGGCGTCGGCGACACCGTGAGCTTCCACGCCGCGAGCACCATGAAGGTGCCCGTGATGTTCGAGCTCTTCCGCCGAGCCGACGAGGGCACCCTCGACCTCGACGCGCGCATCCCGCTCGCGAACGCCTTTCGCTCCATCGTCGACGGCTCGCCCTATGCCCTCAGCGCGAGCGACGACTCCGACGACGCGCTCTACGACCGCGTGGGCGCGCCCATCTCGTACCGCGAACTCAACGAGCGCATGATCGTGCGCTCGAGCAACCTCGCGACGAACGTCCTCATCGACCGGCTCGACGCGACGCGCGTGACCGCCTTCACCGACCGGCTCGGTGGTGCGGGCGTCCTCGTGCGGCGCGGCGTCGAGGACGGCCCCGCCTTCCGGGCCGGCCTCAACAACGTGACGACCGCGCGCGGACTGGGGAAACTCCTCGCCGCCCTCGAACGCGGGCAGGTCGCGAGCGTCTGGGCCACGCAGGCGATGCGTGAGACGTTGATGCGACAGGAGTTCAATGACGAGATTCCCGCCGGCCTCCCCGCGGGCACGCGCGTCGCGCACAAGACGGGCTGGATCACCGCGACGACGCACGATGCGGCGATCGTCTATCCCGCGGGCGGGCGTCCGTTCGTGCTCGTGATCCTCACGCGCGCGATCCCCGAGCGCGCCGACGCGACGCGGCTCATGGTGGACCTCACGCGGATCGTGTGGGAGGAGTACGCGGCGAGGAGCGGCGCTACCGGAAGGTGA
- a CDS encoding response regulator transcription factor codes for MSDDLIRVILADDHAVVRAGLKAVLGSAKDMLVVGEASNGPEAVALAERLTPDVVIMDLSIGEVDGGQATKMLIEKGIPSRVLILTMHPEEDYLVPMLEAGASGFLPKTAADKDLIDAVRTVARGDVFVRAEAARILAKGYQRKDPMHEDRARYERLTERERDVLRLTAQGYSAPEIGERLFISPKTVDTYKQRIQDKLGLSHRHEYVQFALRLGLLHA; via the coding sequence ATGAGCGACGACCTCATTCGCGTGATTCTCGCCGACGACCATGCCGTCGTCCGCGCCGGGCTGAAGGCCGTGCTCGGCTCGGCGAAGGACATGCTCGTGGTCGGCGAGGCTTCCAACGGCCCCGAGGCGGTGGCCCTGGCAGAACGCCTGACGCCTGATGTGGTGATCATGGACCTCTCGATCGGCGAAGTCGATGGTGGCCAGGCCACCAAGATGCTGATCGAGAAGGGCATCCCCTCCCGCGTGCTCATCCTGACGATGCATCCGGAGGAGGACTACCTCGTCCCGATGCTCGAGGCCGGCGCCTCGGGGTTCCTCCCCAAGACAGCGGCGGACAAGGACCTGATCGACGCGGTGCGCACGGTGGCCCGCGGCGACGTGTTCGTGCGCGCCGAGGCGGCGCGGATCCTCGCGAAGGGCTACCAGCGCAAGGACCCGATGCACGAGGACCGGGCGCGGTACGAGCGCCTGACCGAGCGCGAGCGCGACGTGCTGCGCCTCACCGCGCAGGGCTACTCGGCGCCCGAGATCGGCGAGCGGCTGTTCATCTCGCCCAAGACGGTGGACACGTACAAGCAGCGGATCCAGGACAAACTGGGGTTGTCGCATCGGCATGAGTATGTGCAGTTCGCGCTGCGGCTCGGATTGCTGCACGCGTAG